A genomic stretch from Paraburkholderia dioscoreae includes:
- a CDS encoding glutaminase translates to MNYASILEQIHGDLQPYLGSGKVADYIPELARVPDDSFGMAIVTASGEVFRTGEADTRFSIQSISKLFACTMAFRLLGDALWQRVGREPSGNAFNSLVQLEAEQGKPRNPFINAGALVVTDVLCRRFVQAETALVEFMRRLTGEASIDYDSRVAQSELQHAHRNRAMAHFMASFGNMEMPPEVVVDAYCRQCAISMSCVELAKAALFLTNHGVIPATGERILDTSSAKRLSALMLTCGTYDAAGDFVYRVGLPAKSGVGGGIVAVLPGEMAVCVWSPGLDGNGNSLAGVLALEWLTTCTGQSIF, encoded by the coding sequence ATGAACTACGCATCCATCCTCGAACAGATCCACGGTGATCTCCAGCCTTATCTGGGCTCCGGCAAGGTCGCCGATTACATTCCCGAACTCGCCAGAGTGCCCGACGACAGTTTCGGCATGGCGATCGTCACGGCATCGGGCGAGGTGTTCCGCACCGGCGAGGCCGACACGCGCTTCTCCATTCAGAGCATTTCCAAGCTGTTCGCCTGCACGATGGCGTTCCGCCTGCTCGGCGACGCGTTGTGGCAGCGCGTGGGGCGCGAGCCGTCCGGCAATGCCTTCAACTCGCTGGTTCAGCTCGAGGCGGAACAGGGCAAACCGCGCAATCCGTTCATCAACGCGGGCGCGCTGGTCGTCACCGACGTGCTGTGCCGCCGTTTCGTGCAGGCGGAGACGGCGCTGGTCGAATTCATGCGACGGCTCACGGGCGAAGCAAGCATCGACTACGACTCGCGCGTCGCGCAATCTGAATTGCAGCACGCGCACCGTAACCGCGCAATGGCGCATTTCATGGCGAGCTTCGGCAACATGGAGATGCCGCCGGAAGTGGTGGTCGACGCTTATTGCCGTCAATGCGCGATCTCGATGAGCTGTGTCGAGTTGGCGAAAGCGGCGCTGTTCCTGACCAATCACGGCGTGATACCGGCCACCGGAGAACGGATTCTCGACACGAGTTCGGCCAAGCGTCTTTCCGCGTTGATGCTGACCTGCGGCACCTATGACGCGGCGGGCGATTTCGTCTACCGCGTCGGCTTGCCGGCGAAGAGCGGCGTGGGCGGCGGGATCGTTGCCGTGCTGCCGGGCGAGATGGCGGTATGCGTGTGGTCGCCGGGGCTGGACGGCAATGGTAATTCGCTGGCGGGTGTGCTGGCGTTGGAGTGGTTGACGACCTGCACGGGGCAGTCGATTTTTTGA
- a CDS encoding LysR substrate-binding domain-containing protein → MDARISVRRISCVEFIAESFVTFTEDFRINDLIRSACGVHGFAPRTAGRSSHLDLVIAMVRSGMGVTIFPQTLWNRIASSELVAIPLTHPRLSYELALVRRSGSYVSRSCQAWIMIASTALGFDVGSGFMNQPESA, encoded by the coding sequence GTGGATGCGCGCATATCCGTCCGCCGAATAAGCTGCGTTGAGTTCATTGCGGAATCATTTGTGACGTTCACGGAGGATTTCAGAATCAACGACCTGATCCGCAGCGCTTGCGGTGTTCATGGATTCGCACCAAGGACCGCAGGCCGCAGCAGTCACCTGGACCTCGTGATTGCAATGGTCCGCTCGGGGATGGGCGTGACTATCTTTCCACAAACGCTTTGGAACAGGATTGCGTCGTCGGAGCTGGTCGCGATCCCGCTCACCCATCCCAGGCTTTCCTACGAACTCGCACTCGTCCGGCGTTCCGGTAGCTACGTGAGTCGAAGCTGCCAGGCCTGGATCATGATCGCGTCGACGGCCCTCGGCTTCGATGTTGGCTCAGGCTTCATGAATCAGCCTGAATCGGCCTGA
- a CDS encoding AraC family transcriptional regulator: MMETVDPDGVEQPAFVIGEHHETLDEPLGAYRRARLIHASAGVLIVRTETERWVVPPGHAVWIPAGTLHRLSATGPVQFCSLYAGVDAVPLPLRSIAIVPDRLVAALLSAAADLPHAKPFGEPAARLVQVLLDRLPGLPVAPLGLNWPRDPRALRIADALSTNPPDSAVLEDLAAAAGVTARTAARLFVKETGLTFGQWRQQLRLLVAVERLGAGASVTQVAPEVGYSDVSSFIAVFRDAFGDTPARYFR, translated from the coding sequence ATGATGGAGACTGTCGATCCAGACGGCGTCGAGCAACCAGCCTTCGTGATCGGTGAGCACCACGAGACGCTGGACGAACCTTTGGGCGCCTATCGTCGCGCACGGCTGATCCACGCGAGCGCCGGCGTGCTGATCGTGCGCACGGAAACCGAGCGCTGGGTCGTGCCGCCGGGGCACGCGGTATGGATACCCGCCGGCACGCTGCACCGCTTGTCCGCAACCGGCCCCGTTCAGTTCTGCTCGCTTTATGCCGGCGTAGATGCCGTGCCGCTGCCGCTCCGCAGCATCGCCATCGTGCCGGATCGACTGGTGGCAGCTTTACTGAGCGCCGCGGCCGATCTGCCGCACGCCAAACCGTTCGGCGAACCGGCCGCGCGTCTCGTGCAGGTATTGCTGGACCGCCTGCCGGGTCTGCCTGTCGCGCCGCTAGGGCTGAACTGGCCGCGCGATCCGCGTGCCCTGCGCATCGCCGATGCGCTGAGCACGAACCCGCCGGACTCCGCAGTACTCGAAGACCTGGCTGCGGCCGCCGGCGTGACGGCTCGCACGGCGGCGCGCCTGTTCGTCAAGGAAACGGGACTCACCTTTGGGCAGTGGCGTCAGCAGCTTCGCCTGCTGGTCGCGGTGGAGCGCCTTGGAGCGGGCGCGAGCGTCACGCAGGTGGCGCCCGAGGTGGGATACAGCGACGTGTCTTCCTTTATCGCGGTGTTTCGGGACGCATTCGGCGACACGCCCGCCCGTTATTTCCGCTAA
- a CDS encoding thiamine pyrophosphate-dependent enzyme, producing the protein MPVVDTVVPAADHRASPATDPALLNAAVTAIVDALGSSRTACIVPGILVSRAGLADKALAVVNASNLPFTTMFMDKCVLDESHPNYIGMYDGKLMNERVCAFVEGCDCVMGIGAMLTDFNSGSFTARIDRSKSINIMPRAVRVGNASYDNVRMEDVLTELARRIPRKEVPAPAVQGLEAPVGNLDGPVTAGYLYPRWQQMLKPNDIVIAETGTTSMGLGFAHMPKGATFQNQTLWGAIGWATPAAFGAAIAAPHRRTILITGEGSHQLTAQEVSQFHRFGLKPIIFVLNNDGYLVEKLLCKNPESYYNDLAQWNYSKLPEAMGCDGWFTARVTTCAELDQAIATAESCGTGAYIEVIAGRYEASPLSMKLHQSVDTLYSA; encoded by the coding sequence ATGCCGGTCGTCGATACGGTCGTACCCGCTGCCGATCACCGGGCCAGTCCCGCGACCGATCCCGCCTTGCTGAATGCGGCGGTTACAGCGATCGTCGATGCATTGGGTTCAAGCAGGACGGCGTGCATTGTCCCGGGGATTCTCGTATCGCGGGCCGGACTCGCAGACAAGGCACTGGCCGTCGTCAACGCTTCCAACCTCCCTTTCACGACGATGTTCATGGACAAATGCGTCCTCGACGAGTCGCACCCGAACTACATCGGCATGTATGACGGCAAGCTGATGAACGAACGGGTGTGCGCCTTTGTGGAGGGATGCGATTGCGTGATGGGCATCGGCGCCATGCTGACCGACTTCAACTCCGGTTCGTTCACCGCGCGGATCGACCGCTCGAAGAGCATCAATATCATGCCCCGCGCGGTTCGCGTCGGCAACGCGTCCTACGACAATGTGCGCATGGAAGACGTGCTGACCGAACTGGCCCGGAGAATTCCCCGCAAGGAGGTGCCTGCGCCGGCAGTGCAAGGACTGGAAGCACCCGTCGGCAATCTTGACGGTCCGGTCACCGCCGGGTATCTCTATCCGCGGTGGCAACAGATGTTAAAGCCGAACGATATTGTGATCGCCGAGACGGGAACGACATCGATGGGACTCGGTTTTGCTCACATGCCCAAGGGAGCGACCTTCCAGAACCAGACGCTATGGGGTGCAATCGGGTGGGCGACGCCGGCGGCATTCGGCGCCGCGATCGCCGCCCCTCATCGCAGAACCATTCTGATTACCGGCGAAGGATCTCATCAACTCACCGCGCAAGAGGTTAGCCAGTTTCATCGATTCGGTCTTAAACCGATCATCTTTGTATTGAACAACGATGGCTACCTCGTCGAGAAGCTGCTTTGCAAAAACCCCGAGTCGTACTACAACGACCTGGCACAATGGAACTACTCGAAACTTCCGGAGGCAATGGGTTGTGATGGCTGGTTCACCGCACGCGTGACAACGTGCGCAGAACTCGATCAGGCTATCGCCACGGCTGAATCATGCGGCACCGGGGCCTACATCGAGGTAATCGCAGGCCGATATGAAGCGTCGCCGCTTTCGATGAAGCTCCACCAGTCAGTCGATACGCTCTATTCCGCGTAG
- a CDS encoding DHA2 family efflux MFS transporter permease subunit encodes MSQPTSAPASAPPAPPPPLKGGQLVLATIAVALATFMNVLDTSIANVAIPTISGNLGVSVDEGTWVITVFAAANAVSIPLTGWLTQRIGQIKLFVGAILMFVLASWLCGIAPTLPILLLARIFQGAVAGPLIPLSQAILLGSYPKEKSSTALALWAMTATVGPIAGPALGGWITDSYSWSWIFYINIPVGIFAAGVTWMIYRTRESPTRKPPIDVVGLGLLITWVASLQIMLDKGKDLDWFASPVIVILGITALVSFSFFLVWELTEEHPIVDLRLFQQRNFLGGTIAISVAYGVFFGNLVLLPQWMQEYLNYRSVDAGLVTAPLGVFAVLLAPVMGRVLPRSDARVIATLAFIGFAIVFYMRSKYVIEIDTWHLVLPTLLQGIPMALFFVPLTSIILSGQPPSKIPAAAGLSNFARVFCGAVGTSIAGNEWNNRTVLHHERLTEQASINNPAFNQQIDSTQSLLHLNPQSAHALFDFTVNTQAAMMGLNDIFFVSAVIFILIIPLIWITRPAKGGGGPDAAGAH; translated from the coding sequence TTGAGCCAGCCCACCTCCGCGCCTGCTTCGGCGCCGCCCGCACCACCGCCGCCGCTGAAGGGCGGCCAACTGGTTCTGGCCACGATTGCCGTCGCGCTCGCCACTTTCATGAACGTGCTCGACACGTCGATCGCGAACGTTGCGATCCCAACCATTTCGGGCAACCTCGGCGTTTCAGTCGACGAAGGCACGTGGGTCATCACGGTATTCGCGGCGGCCAATGCCGTGTCGATTCCGCTCACCGGCTGGCTCACGCAACGCATCGGCCAGATCAAGCTTTTTGTCGGCGCGATTCTGATGTTCGTGCTGGCGTCCTGGTTATGCGGCATCGCGCCGACACTGCCGATCCTGCTGCTCGCGCGGATCTTCCAGGGTGCCGTGGCCGGCCCGCTGATTCCGCTGTCGCAAGCCATTCTGCTCGGCTCGTATCCGAAGGAAAAATCCTCCACCGCGCTCGCCTTATGGGCGATGACGGCAACCGTCGGCCCGATTGCGGGCCCGGCGCTCGGCGGCTGGATCACCGACAGTTACAGCTGGTCGTGGATCTTCTACATCAACATTCCCGTCGGCATTTTCGCGGCCGGCGTCACATGGATGATCTACCGCACCCGCGAGTCGCCAACCCGCAAGCCGCCCATCGACGTGGTCGGGCTCGGCCTGCTGATCACGTGGGTCGCCTCGCTGCAGATCATGCTCGACAAGGGCAAAGACCTCGACTGGTTCGCCTCGCCTGTGATCGTGATTCTCGGCATCACCGCGCTCGTGAGCTTCTCGTTCTTTCTCGTGTGGGAATTGACCGAGGAACATCCGATCGTCGACTTGCGGCTCTTCCAGCAGCGCAATTTTCTCGGCGGCACGATTGCGATTTCAGTCGCGTATGGCGTGTTTTTCGGCAATCTCGTGCTTCTGCCGCAATGGATGCAGGAGTACCTGAACTACCGTTCCGTCGATGCCGGTCTCGTGACCGCGCCGCTCGGCGTGTTCGCGGTGCTGCTCGCACCGGTCATGGGCCGCGTGCTGCCGCGCTCGGATGCGCGCGTGATCGCCACGCTTGCGTTCATCGGCTTTGCGATCGTGTTCTACATGCGCTCGAAATACGTGATCGAAATCGACACGTGGCACCTGGTGCTACCCACGCTGCTGCAAGGCATTCCGATGGCGCTGTTCTTCGTGCCGCTGACTTCGATCATTTTGTCCGGCCAGCCACCGAGCAAGATTCCCGCCGCAGCGGGCCTGTCCAATTTCGCCCGCGTATTCTGCGGCGCGGTGGGCACCTCGATCGCCGGCAACGAGTGGAACAACCGCACGGTGCTGCATCACGAACGGCTCACCGAGCAGGCCTCCATCAACAACCCCGCGTTCAATCAGCAGATCGATTCGACCCAGTCGCTGCTGCATCTGAATCCGCAATCGGCACATGCGTTGTTCGATTTCACCGTGAACACGCAGGCGGCCATGATGGGTCTAAACGATATTTTCTTCGTCTCGGCGGTCATCTTCATTCTGATCATTCCGCTTATCTGGATTACGCGGCCGGCCAAGGGCGGCGGCGGCCCGGATGCAGCGGGCGCGCATTGA